The Deinococcus roseus genome contains a region encoding:
- a CDS encoding UDP-glucose dehydrogenase family protein, translated as MQIGIIGTGYVGLTTSLAFAYIGHDVYAIDKDARKVEKLRQGEPPIHEEGLRELLQLTRNHLVPTTDYAGLADCRVIFIAVGTPTTPSGEADTSYLEQAVIELADVLKPDTTYYLVVKSTVPIGTNRKVLTLLKNELKKQGKNTEVAVGSNPEFLREGYALYDTFYPDRVVVGAHNREFFNVMRELYDPILEQTFEPPEFLPRPASYHLPPLITTEPTSAEMIKYAANAFLALKISYINEIAGLCERVGADVMEVSRGIGLDERIGSRFLQAGIGWGGSCFPKDTLALNAIASEYQYDLDIVSAAIKVNDRQIQRILEKIQSEFKVIRGLQIAVLGAAFKPNTDDTRDSPGIKLARELCRKGAYVRMHDPIAKVDFAKLEDCENVQQLDTVPATLDGADVVVVATEWRDYINQDWNSLLKPSTILIDGRNCLAKYSFEPHIKYHGIGRGNRR; from the coding sequence ATGCAGATAGGAATCATCGGAACAGGATATGTTGGATTGACCACCAGCTTGGCATTTGCCTACATTGGTCATGACGTTTACGCGATTGATAAAGATGCCCGCAAGGTTGAAAAGCTCAGGCAGGGAGAACCCCCCATTCACGAAGAGGGCCTGAGGGAACTCCTGCAACTCACCCGCAACCACCTGGTGCCGACCACCGATTACGCGGGTCTCGCCGATTGCCGGGTCATTTTCATTGCGGTGGGGACCCCCACCACCCCAAGTGGAGAAGCCGACACCTCTTATCTGGAACAGGCCGTCATCGAGCTGGCAGATGTGCTGAAACCAGACACCACTTATTATCTGGTGGTGAAATCCACGGTGCCCATTGGCACCAACCGCAAGGTGCTCACCCTGCTGAAAAACGAACTGAAAAAGCAGGGCAAAAACACCGAGGTTGCTGTGGGCTCCAACCCCGAATTCCTCCGGGAAGGATATGCCCTTTATGACACCTTTTACCCGGATCGGGTGGTGGTGGGGGCACACAACCGTGAATTCTTCAATGTGATGCGGGAACTCTATGACCCGATTCTGGAGCAGACCTTCGAACCCCCGGAATTCCTGCCCCGTCCAGCCAGTTACCACCTGCCCCCCCTGATCACCACCGAACCCACCAGTGCCGAGATGATCAAATATGCAGCCAACGCCTTCCTGGCCCTCAAGATCAGCTACATCAACGAGATTGCTGGCCTGTGCGAGCGTGTGGGTGCAGATGTGATGGAAGTCTCCCGGGGCATCGGTCTGGACGAGCGCATCGGATCCCGCTTCCTGCAAGCCGGAATTGGCTGGGGTGGAAGTTGCTTCCCCAAAGACACCCTGGCCCTCAATGCCATTGCCAGTGAATACCAGTACGACCTGGACATTGTGAGTGCCGCCATCAAGGTCAATGACCGCCAGATCCAGCGCATCCTGGAGAAAATCCAGAGCGAATTCAAGGTGATCCGTGGCCTGCAGATTGCTGTGCTGGGTGCGGCTTTCAAACCCAACACCGACGACACCCGCGATTCTCCTGGCATCAAGCTGGCCCGGGAACTGTGCCGCAAAGGGGCTTACGTGCGCATGCATGACCCCATCGCAAAAGTGGATTTCGCCAAACTGGAAGACTGCGAGAATGTGCAACAGCTCGACACGGTGCCCGCCACCCTGGACGGTGCAGATGTGGTGGTGGTGGCCACCGAATGGCGCGATTACATCAACCAGGATTGGAACAGCCTGCTGAAACCCTCCACCATCCTGATCGATGGACGCAACTGCCTCGCCAAATACAGCTTTGAACCCCACATCAAGTATCACGGCATTGGACGGGGCAACAGAAGATAA
- a CDS encoding glycosyltransferase family 2 protein, with protein sequence MLEVSVITATYNRQQLLTEAYDHLRRMPLKEQVEWIIIDDGSTDQTETIVQGWIRDAELSIVYHRQQNKGRAAALNAGLERASKPIGFYLDSDDYLEQNAIEDVIRAYEENGILQNNSIAGVVFLASTKEGDLIGNEFPQSPMVSKPSLILHHFGVKGDKLHTFKTAVLKAYPFPLFENEKRVATSLVLNRMSLKYDFMYFNIRALRKDYTADGLSKNIDRVRAKSSNASRTFYAEAVDVPFMPLKARAKYMVNFVRYQMHSRGGALAFRRPTNYLLYLLLFIPGMLFYLKDVNKK encoded by the coding sequence GTGCTTGAAGTTTCAGTGATCACTGCAACGTACAACCGTCAGCAGCTGTTGACTGAGGCGTACGACCATCTGCGCCGCATGCCGCTGAAAGAGCAGGTGGAATGGATCATCATCGATGATGGTTCCACCGACCAGACCGAGACCATCGTGCAAGGCTGGATTCGCGATGCAGAGCTCAGCATCGTCTACCACCGCCAGCAGAACAAGGGGCGGGCTGCTGCCCTCAATGCTGGACTGGAACGCGCCAGCAAACCCATCGGTTTCTACCTGGACTCTGATGACTATCTGGAACAGAACGCCATTGAGGATGTCATCCGGGCTTATGAAGAAAATGGCATCCTGCAGAACAACTCCATCGCCGGGGTGGTGTTCCTGGCCAGCACCAAAGAAGGGGATTTGATCGGGAACGAATTCCCCCAGTCGCCCATGGTGTCCAAACCCAGCCTGATCCTGCACCACTTTGGTGTGAAAGGCGACAAGCTGCACACCTTCAAGACTGCAGTGCTCAAAGCCTACCCCTTCCCGCTCTTCGAGAATGAGAAACGGGTGGCCACCTCGCTGGTCCTCAACCGCATGTCCCTGAAGTACGATTTCATGTACTTCAACATCCGGGCCCTGCGCAAGGATTACACTGCGGATGGACTCAGCAAGAACATCGATCGGGTGCGGGCCAAAAGCTCCAATGCTTCCCGGACCTTCTATGCAGAAGCTGTGGATGTGCCCTTCATGCCCCTGAAGGCCCGGGCCAAATACATGGTCAATTTTGTGCGTTACCAGATGCATTCCAGAGGTGGAGCGCTTGCTTTCAGGCGTCCCACCAATTACCTGCTGTACTTGCTGCTTTTCATTCCAGGCATGCTGTTTTACCTGAAGGATGTGAACAAGAAGTAA
- a CDS encoding O-antigen polymerase, with protein MLISLGIVLAIALISTLLALNTNLTIILLSSLSAFLLIVLEYRRTGTILSLGGFFVVSWYTYNTAVYINNFGQDVTSIYPYAYLSTALSFMALFSFYGLYYAFSRGRGQGGETLYNNNYDNTMHIFAVIYGYLGLLFQVYFVFFVYGFNSFVFTSRSQRNLNLNSGDILALPFNNMISVSVVILLYLYFMRNMKKSGRASIILLVFGIAYSLMIVDRSSLMLYLMPTIVLLNKRNILKLQHIILIGLGLLVFFTGFKAIMNIIILNANAAVSLGLLDDEFEVWHMIMGDLYRDLSGGGIVYQFGKSYLATLMNLVVPFTDYTPLSQWYVQTYHYDVQMRGGGFGFSSIAEAFLNFGFAGILFYFGFLGIVLGIIERKARSNTVYAIVGLALLPLIYKFFRSESYSLIKVFWWSEVLPIFIFILISRFIFNRQSRKQ; from the coding sequence TTGTTGATCTCACTGGGCATTGTGCTGGCCATTGCCCTGATTTCAACCCTGCTGGCTCTCAACACCAACCTGACCATCATTTTGTTGTCCAGCCTCAGTGCATTTTTATTGATTGTTCTGGAATACCGACGCACGGGAACCATTCTCAGTCTGGGAGGGTTCTTTGTTGTTTCGTGGTACACCTACAACACTGCGGTGTACATCAACAATTTTGGGCAGGATGTCACTTCGATCTACCCTTACGCTTATCTCTCAACGGCCCTGTCTTTTATGGCCCTTTTTTCATTTTATGGCCTGTATTATGCGTTTTCCAGAGGCCGTGGACAGGGTGGAGAAACCCTGTACAACAACAATTATGACAACACCATGCACATTTTTGCGGTAATCTATGGTTATCTGGGATTGCTGTTCCAGGTGTACTTTGTCTTCTTTGTGTACGGTTTCAATTCTTTTGTTTTCACCAGCAGGTCGCAGCGCAACCTGAACCTGAACAGTGGAGACATCCTGGCCTTGCCCTTCAACAACATGATCTCGGTGTCGGTGGTCATCTTGTTGTACCTGTACTTCATGCGCAACATGAAAAAATCAGGTCGGGCTTCCATCATTCTGCTGGTGTTCGGGATTGCCTACTCGCTGATGATTGTGGACCGCAGCAGTTTGATGCTGTACCTGATGCCGACCATTGTCTTGCTGAACAAAAGAAACATCCTCAAGCTGCAACACATCATTCTGATTGGACTGGGTTTGCTGGTGTTCTTCACGGGATTCAAAGCCATCATGAACATCATCATCCTCAACGCCAATGCTGCAGTGAGCCTGGGCTTGCTGGACGATGAATTTGAGGTGTGGCACATGATCATGGGCGACCTGTACCGTGACCTGTCTGGAGGGGGAATCGTTTACCAGTTCGGGAAATCGTATCTGGCGACCCTGATGAACCTGGTGGTGCCTTTTACGGACTACACGCCGCTTTCCCAGTGGTATGTGCAGACCTACCATTACGATGTGCAGATGCGGGGCGGAGGCTTTGGTTTCAGTTCCATTGCCGAGGCGTTTCTCAATTTCGGTTTTGCAGGCATCCTGTTTTACTTTGGGTTCCTGGGAATCGTTCTGGGCATCATCGAACGAAAAGCCCGATCCAACACCGTATATGCCATTGTGGGGCTTGCCTTGCTGCCCCTGATCTACAAGTTTTTCCGTTCAGAGTCTTACAGCCTGATCAAAGTGTTCTGGTGGAGCGAGGTGCTGCCCATCTTCATTTTCATCCTGATCAGCCGTTTCATTTTCAACCGGCAGAGCCGCAAGCAGTAG
- a CDS encoding carbohydrate ABC transporter permease has translation MAAYPLARMDFPLKNIIFSMIIATLVLPTETAFIVNTMTLKNLANLPVIGGNNCFLPSALAPYVCQGLGTYWSVVLPTIATGFGIFLIRQSYLSIPQALIEAARIDGATETQILWRIMVPLSAPAMTALGIFTLVNTWNAYVWPKIALLGAQNLEPLSITVLKLKGQFVYDPFNIAAGAVIMMVPILIVFLSAQKLFLKGLDGAVK, from the coding sequence ATGGCCGCTTACCCTCTGGCCCGCATGGACTTTCCCCTCAAGAACATCATCTTTAGCATGATCATCGCCACCCTGGTGCTTCCCACTGAGACGGCTTTCATCGTCAACACCATGACTTTGAAAAATCTGGCCAACCTCCCTGTAATTGGCGGCAACAACTGCTTCTTGCCCTCTGCCCTTGCGCCTTACGTGTGTCAGGGCCTGGGAACCTACTGGTCGGTGGTCCTGCCCACCATTGCTACGGGGTTCGGCATCTTCCTGATCCGCCAGTCTTACCTCTCCATTCCTCAGGCCCTGATTGAAGCCGCCCGCATCGATGGAGCCACAGAAACCCAGATCCTCTGGCGCATCATGGTGCCTCTCTCCGCGCCTGCCATGACCGCTCTGGGCATCTTTACCCTGGTCAACACCTGGAACGCCTACGTGTGGCCCAAGATCGCTCTGCTGGGTGCCCAGAACCTGGAGCCCTTGTCCATTACAGTGTTAAAACTTAAAGGACAGTTTGTTTATGACCCCTTCAACATTGCTGCAGGTGCAGTGATCATGATGGTGCCCATCCTGATCGTGTTCCTCTCTGCCCAGAAGCTCTTTCTGAAGGGTCTGGATGGTGCAGTGAAGTAA
- a CDS encoding lipopolysaccharide biosynthesis protein, producing the protein MHRVLAVSKKLLTSDHFLYLGFKSLAAVVNLLSIGLFVSWFGLERYGESALIIASSTLVLSILGQWLINAVSRFFYDHQEAPFKTLWSLSLLLLLLSTVLLFVPAGAGFVRFATTLNLLLLYFSYNFSLEIIRMKRWVIFYGICMLVEAGAAILGGYYLSSHPQNLFNPIYICIALSMYVPLVMMVLVLKPSFRMKELTRERMQEMFRYGYPMSISSLFGQVIFFGARYFLGLFFGLKEVGIFSTLYDISQRGATFILNTLTAASQVGIFKAYSAGKLEQVNKDLNKQINLVLQFSVIVALLYFNAYPYILQLTHATDLQAYKWMLVVVSIIVSINRIKSGTFDLVLQLEKNTLNITRSTVVGAIVSLVPGILLVKFYGIWGAVCSMLFSYLASLLYSYLLVRRMHIPYLKMNRSVVKKNFPVYLMVGLMFAVSVALFSGMQYGTGNLIMLGFVMGMALFSIYINSTGSARGGEERA; encoded by the coding sequence ATGCACAGGGTGCTGGCGGTTTCCAAAAAACTTCTGACTTCGGACCACTTTCTTTACCTGGGGTTCAAAAGCCTGGCAGCGGTGGTCAACCTGCTGTCCATTGGCCTGTTTGTTTCCTGGTTTGGACTGGAACGGTACGGCGAGTCTGCATTGATCATTGCTTCAAGCACCCTGGTGCTTTCCATTCTGGGCCAGTGGTTGATCAATGCGGTGAGCCGATTTTTTTACGACCACCAGGAAGCCCCTTTCAAAACCCTGTGGTCCCTTTCTTTGTTGCTGCTGTTGCTGTCTACAGTGCTGCTGTTTGTGCCAGCAGGAGCAGGTTTTGTTCGGTTTGCCACCACCCTGAACCTTCTGCTGCTGTACTTTTCCTACAACTTCTCTCTGGAAATCATCCGCATGAAACGCTGGGTGATTTTTTATGGCATCTGCATGCTGGTTGAGGCCGGTGCAGCCATCCTGGGGGGATATTACCTCTCCAGCCATCCGCAGAACCTCTTCAACCCCATCTACATCTGCATTGCCCTTTCCATGTACGTTCCTCTGGTGATGATGGTGCTGGTGCTCAAACCTTCGTTCAGGATGAAAGAACTGACCCGTGAGCGCATGCAGGAGATGTTCCGTTACGGCTATCCCATGTCCATTTCCTCGCTGTTCGGGCAGGTGATTTTCTTTGGGGCCCGTTACTTCCTGGGGCTGTTCTTTGGGCTCAAAGAAGTGGGGATTTTCTCCACCCTTTACGACATCTCACAGCGGGGAGCCACCTTCATTCTGAACACCCTCACAGCGGCCTCGCAGGTGGGGATCTTCAAAGCCTACAGTGCGGGCAAGCTGGAGCAGGTCAACAAGGACCTCAACAAACAGATCAACCTGGTCTTGCAGTTCTCAGTGATTGTGGCCTTGCTGTATTTCAACGCCTATCCTTACATCCTGCAGCTCACCCATGCCACCGATTTGCAAGCCTACAAGTGGATGCTGGTGGTGGTGTCCATCATTGTCTCCATCAACCGCATCAAATCCGGCACCTTTGACCTGGTGTTGCAGCTGGAAAAAAACACCCTCAATATCACCCGTTCCACGGTGGTGGGGGCCATTGTTTCGCTGGTCCCTGGCATTTTGTTGGTGAAATTTTATGGCATCTGGGGAGCGGTCTGCTCGATGCTGTTCAGTTACCTGGCCTCCCTGCTGTATTCTTATTTGCTGGTGCGCAGGATGCACATTCCCTACCTGAAAATGAACCGTTCGGTGGTCAAGAAGAATTTTCCGGTGTACCTGATGGTGGGCCTGATGTTCGCTGTCTCGGTGGCGCTGTTTTCCGGAATGCAGTATGGAACAGGCAACCTGATCATGCTGGGTTTTGTGATGGGAATGGCTTTATTTTCGATTTACATCAATTCAACAGGATCTGCAAGAGGAGGAGAAGAACGTGCTTGA